The following are encoded together in the Archocentrus centrarchus isolate MPI-CPG fArcCen1 chromosome 23, fArcCen1, whole genome shotgun sequence genome:
- the atp23 gene encoding mitochondrial inner membrane protease ATP23 homolog, with the protein MNQTKQEEEYGYDLFPERNPGGHKKMSIAESLFTFNNKCQVMLQFAVETSPYAKLLLSAMKSSGCQVLKDRHFSCEDCDGTVSGGFDAASSQIVLCQNNIHQQSHMNRVVTHELIHAFDHCRAHVDWFNNFRHLACSEIRAANLSGDCSFTNEVARFNFGLKQHHQECVRGRALRSILAVRKISRDEAEKIVDEVFEPCFKDHAPFGRIPHSKKDAKFAYRAYMNRDRYYANL; encoded by the exons ATGAACCAGACTAAACAGGAGGAGGAATATGGATACGACTTATTCCCGGAGAGAAACCCGGGAGGGCACAAGAAAATGTCAATTGCAGAGAGCCTGTTCACTTTTAACAACAAGTGTCAGGTCATGTTACAGTTTGCAGTGGAAACCA GTCCCTACGCCAAACTCCTCCTGAGTGCCATGAAGAGTTCGGGATG CCAAGTGCTTAAAGACCGGCACTTCTCCTGTGAGGACTGCGATGGGACGGTCAGCGGCGGCTTCGATGCAGCCTCGTCTCAG ATTGTTTTGTGTCAGAACAACATCCACCAGCAGTCCCACATGAACCGAGTGGTCACGCATGAGCTCATACACGCCTTTGACCACTGCCGGGCCCACGTGGACTGGTTCAACAACTTCAGACACCTGGCCTGTTCAGAG ATCCGGGCAGCTAACCTCAGTGGCGACTGCTCCTTCACCAACGAAGTTGCCAGATTCAACTTCGGCTTAAAGCAGCACCATCAG GAGTGCGTCCGAGGCCGCGCGCTTCGCTCCATCCTGGCTGTGAGGAAAATTAGCCGAGACGAGGCGGAGAAAATAGTTGACGAGGTCTTCGAGCCGTGTTTCAAGGACCACGCGCCGTTCGGACGGATCCCACACAGCAAGAAGGACGCcaagtttgcctacagagcttACATGAACAGGGACCGATATTATGCAAACCTTTAG